A region from the Pelagovum pacificum genome encodes:
- a CDS encoding YqaE/Pmp3 family membrane protein — MDIIRIIIAIILPPLGVFLQEGLGKHFWFNIILTILGYVPGIVHAVYIIARDDGRKVHA; from the coding sequence ATGGATATTATTCGTATCATCATCGCGATCATCTTGCCGCCGCTCGGCGTCTTCCTTCAGGAAGGCCTGGGCAAGCATTTCTGGTTCAACATCATCCTGACGATCCTTGGCTACGTCCCGGGTATCGTGCACGCCGTCTACATCATCGCGCGTGACGACGGGCGTAAGGTCCACGCATGA
- a CDS encoding DUF4112 domain-containing protein — translation MTPIDLELQKLENLANRMDAAFRIPGTGIRVGADSIIGLVPGIGDGLALAPAGWIMWKARELGAPSHLLTRMGANVAIDAVIGSIPLIGDLFDVGWKANLRNVKLLREHMERKMQTASPVMDEAA, via the coding sequence ATGACCCCGATCGATCTCGAACTCCAGAAGCTCGAGAACCTGGCGAACCGGATGGATGCGGCCTTCCGCATCCCCGGCACCGGCATCCGGGTCGGCGCGGATTCGATCATCGGCCTCGTCCCAGGCATCGGGGACGGGCTAGCGCTCGCCCCGGCCGGCTGGATCATGTGGAAAGCCCGGGAGCTTGGCGCGCCGTCCCACCTGCTGACGCGGATGGGGGCCAACGTGGCGATCGACGCGGTTATCGGTTCGATACCGCTGATCGGTGACCTGTTCGACGTTGGCTGGAAAGCGAACCTGCGCAACGTGAAGCTTCTGCGCGAGCATATGGAGCGCAAAATGCAAACGGCCTCGCCCGTTATGGACGAGGCCGCTTGA
- the ndk gene encoding nucleoside-diphosphate kinase yields MSIERTLSIIKPDATKRNLTGKINAKFEDAGLRIVAQKRILLTVAQAGEFYAVHKERPFFGELTEFMASGPVVVQVLEGEGAIAKNREVMGATNPADAKEGTIRAEFAESVGENSVHGSDAPDTAKEEIAYFFSGLELVG; encoded by the coding sequence ATGTCCATCGAACGCACCCTCTCGATCATCAAACCCGACGCCACGAAGCGGAACCTCACCGGCAAGATCAACGCCAAGTTCGAGGATGCCGGCCTGCGCATCGTCGCGCAGAAGCGCATTCTTCTGACCGTCGCTCAGGCTGGCGAATTCTACGCCGTCCATAAGGAACGTCCGTTCTTCGGTGAGCTGACCGAATTCATGGCGTCCGGCCCGGTCGTCGTGCAGGTTCTGGAAGGTGAAGGCGCCATCGCGAAGAACCGCGAAGTCATGGGCGCCACGAACCCCGCCGATGCGAAAGAAGGCACGATCCGCGCCGAGTTCGCCGAATCCGTCGGTGAAAACTCCGTCCACGGCTCCGACGCTCCGGACACCGCCAAGGAAGAGATCGCCTACTTCTTCTCCGGCCTCGAGCTGGTCGGCTGA
- a CDS encoding DUF6636 domain-containing protein, which produces MRLLLLVPLLLLARPAIAQDVYYFRAPSGNIVCAMTGGGYNSARCDIFELSPTYRTRPADCDLEWGSSFEVTSASSGYVLCAGDTVNMGGSPVLPYGQTVTLGAITCYSETTGMSCVNSLGHGFTVARAQQRVF; this is translated from the coding sequence ATGCGCCTTCTGTTACTCGTTCCGCTTCTTCTTCTGGCACGTCCCGCAATCGCCCAGGACGTCTACTATTTCCGCGCTCCCTCCGGCAACATCGTCTGCGCGATGACCGGGGGCGGCTACAACAGCGCCCGTTGCGACATCTTCGAGCTGTCGCCGACCTACCGTACGCGCCCCGCCGACTGCGACCTGGAATGGGGAAGCTCGTTCGAGGTCACCTCCGCCAGCAGTGGCTACGTGCTCTGCGCGGGCGATACGGTGAACATGGGCGGATCCCCGGTGCTGCCCTACGGTCAGACGGTCACGCTCGGCGCGATCACCTGTTACTCGGAGACGACGGGGATGAGCTGCGTGAACTCGCTCGGCCACGGATTCACGGTGGCGCGGGCCCAGCAGCGGGTGTTCTGA